Proteins co-encoded in one Methanobacteriaceae archaeon genomic window:
- a CDS encoding HesA/MoeB/ThiF family protein produces the protein MTNDKDYWEIVTRQMSIVNKEEQERYKNCKIAVIGCGGIGGQTIEMLARMGIGELVLVDKDCFDLSNLNRQNFATTDKIGMIKSEVAKQKVELINPFVKVTCINTHVDETNIDEIIADSNLVIEALDNVLTRVIVSRCANEKKIPLVHGAINATLGQVTTFLPNTKSYEEMFNLPSLGKELTADVIESLNSIAAATPPVIGPTPNLVGCIQAMEAFKIITGVGKVTVAPEILTFDLLNLGSFSLEKI, from the coding sequence GAAATCGTAACCCGCCAAATGAGCATCGTAAACAAAGAAGAACAAGAACGTTACAAAAATTGTAAAATCGCAGTTATCGGATGTGGTGGAATCGGAGGCCAAACAATTGAAATGCTTGCAAGAATGGGTATTGGAGAACTTGTTTTGGTTGATAAAGATTGTTTTGATTTATCCAATTTAAACAGACAGAATTTCGCAACTACCGATAAAATTGGAATGATTAAAAGTGAAGTCGCAAAACAAAAAGTTGAATTAATCAACCCATTTGTTAAAGTAACCTGCATTAACACACATGTTGATGAAACAAACATTGACGAAATCATAGCTGATTCAAATCTTGTTATTGAAGCACTCGACAATGTTTTAACAAGAGTTATCGTATCAAGATGTGCAAACGAAAAAAAGATTCCTTTAGTACATGGTGCAATTAATGCAACATTAGGTCAAGTTACAACATTCCTACCAAATACAAAAAGTTATGAGGAAATGTTCAACCTTCCATCTCTTGGAAAGGAATTAACTGCTGATGTGATTGAAAGTTTAAACAGCATTGCAGCAGCAACACCACCTGTTATTGGACCAACTCCTAATTTAGTTGGATGTATCCAGGCAATGGAAGCTTTTAAAATCATTACAGGTGTTGGAAAAGTAACTGTTGCACCTGAAATTTTAACTTTTGACTTATTGAACTTAGGTTCTTTCTCTTTAGAAAAAATCTAA